ctccagtaggaagagctgccgtctcagcgtagcgagtaagatggtctacggcagtaacaatccagcggtgaccggcggcggtaagcggaaggggtccgtataagtctatgccgacgaactcgaagggagcggatgggcacgggagaggttgtagagggccggcgggaagagatgtcgaacgttttcggtgctgacatgatgaacaggaagtgacgtacctggaaacactagtggagaggccaggccagaagcagcgagtcttaatgcgatcgtaggttttatgaaaacccaagtggccagccgtcgggtcgtcatgaaaggcttctaagacttggagtcgaagtgagcgaggtatgaccgggacccatcggctaccgagaggatggtaagtttgtcgaagtagcgttccgtcatgaagtttgaaacgcgtgagttgtcgtcgcaagcggctgttgggagcacgagatgagccggtgagccgatcgatgattgtacggcagtatgtgtctgcacgttggagcgaggtgaggtctgcggattgaaggaagtcatccggtgcagtgggctcgatgggactaagactggtcgtCTGcttggtctcttggctgggaggtgctgcgcagcaggtagatgcgtcatgattttgcaacagcggacagcgtgacaaagcgtcggcatcttggtgtttgcgacccgaccggtatgtgacactgtagtcatactcctgcagtcggagcacccaacgaccgaggcgtcctgacaagttttttaatgatgacaaccaacagagcgcatgatgatccgtgacgatcgtgaagcggcggccatacaaataggggcgaaatttttgcacggaccatacgatagcgagacattcctgttcagtgatgctgtaattgcgttccgctggggagagagtacggctcgcgtaagccacgacttgctcttgtgaagcctggtcacgctgcagcaggacagcgccgattccgtgcccacttgcgtcagtgtgtaatatagtaggggctgtgggatcaaaatggcgaagaactggccctgacgtgaggcatcgcttcagggtctggaaagcagcttcacagtcatctgtccaaagaaatgatgcacttgtggtcaggagtttgtgaagaggagccgcgatagtggcaaaatcacggacaaaacggcggaagtaagaggctaagccgaggaagctgcgaaggtctttgagcgtggtgggcttaggaaagtgcagcacagcggccactttgtcgggatcaggttcgatgccaagcttgctgacaacgtggcctaacactttgatgctgcggctcgcaaaccgacacttcttggtatttagctggagaccggctttggctagacatgtgagcacctcgtctagacgttctaggtgttgcgagaagctggatgaaaagatgacgatgtcgtccaggtaacaaagacaggtcttccattttaggccacgcagcaccgtatcgatcatccgctcaaatgtggctggggcattgcagagcccaaaaggcatcacattgaattcgaagagaccatcaggagtagcaaacgctgtcttctctttatcagactcatgcatcgggatctgccaatacccagatcgtaggtcgagacttgagaaatattctgcaccctgtaaggtgtcaagtgcatcgtcaattcgaggcataggatatacatccttgcgcgtaattttgtttagtgccctgtaatcaacgcaaaatcgcactgatccgtcccttttcttaactaggacaacaggagaagaccaagggcttgtggaaggcctgataacgttgcgtgcgagcatgtcattgacttgttcctcgatgaccttgcgttctgaagacgacacgcggtaagggcgacggcggataatacgagaaccgtctgtggcgatgtgatgagaggtcaccgtagtttgacctaagccgtccgaacaaacgtcaaaacaagtcttgtgttttgttaaaagggccattaagtcattagtttgcgttggagtgagatatggactcaaagtggctttaagcgcattagatgagcctcctggtggcgtacacttagcgactgacggcggagacgatacagtgacgacacataccggtgctatgtcgataaggctggcaacagtggacccctctggcagtagttgtggctctgttgtcgtgttgtaggcggtgatactggcatgaccacgcgaaaaccgcactagacaacatgcgatggcgattcctcggaaaatgcagcgctgatcggggacaaccactgcgtcaccgtcaatggtatcgctggatctaatggtgaggatacgttcttgggccgggggcagtacaaagtctgcagctgcaacaaggtgaggcgacgaaaaatcgtaagcactagaattttcagtgtccgtaatgcgaataacgggcggaccacacgaaatgacagcggaagcggctgacaggaagtcccagcccaatataatcggatgagcacatgaagaaagcacagccaattgtatatggtgacgaattccgtcgatcagaacacgaacagtgcattgtccaatagggtaaattctattttcattagcaccacataacaccggaccaacatatggagtttgcacttttcgtagacgatgacatagttcgcgatcaatgaccgaaatggctgctccagtgtccacgagtgcgtcaaccgaaatgccttctacacaaacagttagtaaatttgcagggcgcgcaggaggaattgggacacttcgacgacaggcagtttctcctccaaaaactgcagctgctagttttccgagtggctgtcgaggggcatccgggcagaacgtaaaggcgaagtagtacggcggaagggcgatggtgaacgacggcggggtgagcgggaagaacgaggttcaccgtgggacaaaggaggcgaaggcgaacgtcgtgacgagggaatgtaggttcctggaacgtaggggtcagacctcgcagcccggtcactctcgtacgaagaataacctcgtcgttcatcttgctggcgccgacggcaaaagcgggagatatgtcctcttatgccacagtagtaacagacggggcgcgtagggcgccaggcagggaagtgtggttgtggtggtgccttggctgccatcgcggccaaatggtcgtatacgacgtccgtagttacaggtggagtaggtggaggaggccgtgacacgacttcggcatacgtaggcacatgtaagggcacaggaggcggggcacgtgcgacgctcgtcatcgacgccaattcgtcctttataatttcccgcaggttaggagggggtgagcgggcaggtgaagtcggtgcgctggcaggaacaaggctgtgaagttcctctctcactatggtgcgaattagagctcgcagctcatgctcgccagtaagacgagtgtcataggaggcgtgtggaaggcgcattgagtaaagtgcgtccaggcgctggcaggtggtaataatgtcctgaactgttgtcgggctctgcatgacaagagcattaaaggcgacggagttgatgcctttcattacttgccgaatacgatcggcctccggcatgtccttttgggcgcggcggcagagggccagaacgtcttcaatgtacgatgtgtacgattcgtcaggcccctggatgcgggtagcgagcttctgtttagctacctcagagcgtcctgtagaagtgccgaatatttgacgcagctgcaccgtgaatgctgaccaatcaggaaagtcgcgttcgtggttatgataccacgtcttagcaacctccttcagataaaagggtacatagcgcagcttatgtgcctcatcccagtaattgcaagcactggtacggtcgtaactgtccagccattcttctacgtcctcaccgcgaaggccagaaaacactggagggtctcgttgcgaggtactcacggtgtggagaggcccagcaggctgagcgggtggtgcgaagaaggcggcagggggtgggtcgttttgcgccatcactgttggcaagcacagccgtcgacctgatcggagctccagaggtgaccggtagtgcacgaggacttgggaatcacagcacgctccaccacttgtgagacgacgtcaggtacgaaggagcgaccgttttattgtcaacccagacgcgcgagccagcaaccgaacaagcagcgagcggctacgatgatgatgatcacggtgctttgtatgcgcaggtgaaagtgaaaatgatgagcaacacaatcagcgctcacaatatgtATCTTAGTAGCAAAAATATGCTACATTCGAGGATCTATTGGTCTTTTTGGAGCAGATTTCAAGGCTTTGCAAACGAGCCATGACTGTTGGATTTCCAAGCATTATTTAGAGACTTCATGAATATAATGTTCATTATTTATTGTATTGGACATACAGAAATCCCTTCAAATAGCAACAAACATATAATTAAGTGGATGAATGTTCGTTGAACACAAGGTAAGATGAGCTGTATATTTTAAATACCAGTACCCGTGGCAGAAATGATATAAAATTGGTAAAGTTGAGCACCAAATTAAATAAATAAGCACCATCACATATAATTGTCTCCGAGTAAGCTACTTATAATCGGTACAAGATGAAAGCAGTATGTTACTTTTAACTTAAATAAGAGAGCTTGCAGTGaaaatttcgcaaaaaaaaaacggccaaaTGAGCTATATACCCGTAGAAATGCCATTCTTTTTGTGGTGTTACTCAGATAACAGTCGATGAAGGGATAAATGTAGTTAGTCATACTCTCTCATTCACTCCAGTCATCACAGGAGCATTTGTTTATTGATATGATTCGAACGCATTTCTCCAAAATAGTCCGCTTGTAAGGTATATGTATAGCAAACCATAAAAATTTACGGACTACGCGAACGCGTGGCCAAGAACCTTTTCGGGGCGGTTCTGTTACATCAGCGGTGATCAATAGCACTGCGCCGAAGACGCAGCAATTCCGAAAGGTGCGTTCAAACCAAGCGCAGATCTGGAAGACTAAAATGGATTATTCAAAAACACAGAAAATCCGCAGCCAATTACTCAAATCGCGCAAGGATCAATTTTCTCCGCGCGGAAAAGTTCGCCGCTTTGACCTTGGCCACAGCCAATATGGTGTGCGAGACGCGCACGCAGTATCGCGTAGTGCCGCAAGGTGGCGATATGGTCACCATTTATTAGTACATTCCACAGTCCTCTGTGGCAGAGTGAGCAAAAGGTAATGCGATCGGTGTGAACAGCTCTGCTCAGCAGCCGAGGCTTCATATACTTCCATTTCGAGAGTGGTCAATCGGCATAACTCTTATTAGGCGCAATCGTACTCACAAAGTTATCTACTTAACGGCACACAGTTCGAAGCATGCCGCGGCAGCTTTGATTGTGCTGTCATAATGGAAGTGTGGCTCTCATATGGCAGAGCGTTTATGAAAACTGCGAATTGGTGTCATGCTGCACAGCAAAACAAAATTAACATACCACTGAATAACAAGGCCCGTCTCCAGCCTAGTGCTACGGTCTATGGTAGGTGGCGTGGACTGGCAGTTTAACAAGCGCTTGCGCGATAAGTAAACTTTTGTGGTCGATAGAACATATCAATGATGACTGCTGTTGTAGTATTGCCAATGATACGCTAGGAAATAGTAAAGAGATATTGCATACGCAGTCCAAACGTCACGATGCTCTTTCTATAGCAATTTTTACGTGGTGCTGTGAAGGCGTCTGCCACAAAATAATacacaattgattgatatgtggggtttaacggcccaaatctaccatatgattattagagacgccgtagaggagggctccggaaattttgaccacctggagttctttaaggttcacccaaatctgagaacacaggtcTAATAATACACAAACCACCGACACATGTAATCTCCGTAGCTGTTTCTGCGCTCAGCACAAGTATTGTCATAATGACAATTCATTACGTCCGATCACCAATCAATTAGACTCATTCGCAAAAAGTAAGCTATAGCTTGAAAGCGCTTAAAAATAGTCTACCCATTTCACAAAATTTAAAGTCCTCAGCCAGTTCACGAGCCACGTTATGTCTGATTCTTTGCGGCATACTAAATAAAGCGCACGCCAACTGTCTTCCAAACGTTTAAGCTTACGGTGACATGGTAGAGGTAGGCTGACCGATCTATGATTGACCGCGTAAGTGGGGAGTGATTGCAGTTCTTTCCTGCTGACAAGAGCGTTACGGCTTTAATACTGACCTCTGCGAGATCATTTCAATGGAAGCAGAAAGGTCCGTGCATTGTGCAATGTGAATGTATTATTACAGAACACCATATGGTCGAATTTTTCCGAACCCTCTACAAAAGCATGCCTCAAAACCATATCGTGGTAACGGGATACATTATTATTACAACCTGTGCCTAACACTTCGTGCTTTTGAAAGCGATATTTTCTATACAGGTAGCACGCTTTATTCAGATTGAATGTTTGTCTCGCGAGACTATATTTGTTTTAGTGTCTGGCTCGGACATATAGTGCTTGGTAACCGGTAAAGTATTGAGTTTCTcatgtttgtttcttttcttttctatcgATTTAAGGTACGTGTACGTGGCTCGGAACCCCTGGGACGTGTGCGTCTCTATTTTCTATAACATGACCAACATAAGCATATACCGATTCCAGGATGGCACGTTCGAAGACATCGTCGACCCTTTCTTACGAGGAGAGCTTGGTTACGGCAGTTACTTCGATCACGTCGCCTCGGGTTACGCCCTAAGAAACGAGCTGAACGTGTTCTTCCTCACCTACGAAGAACTCCAGCGGGACACGCCCGGAACCATTCTCAAGCTCGCTCACTTTGTGGGCGAGAGCTACGGCCGGGCGTTGAAAGAGCAAGAAGGACTGCTGCGGAAGATCATCGAGCGTTCTCAGCCCGAGCACATGCGGAAAGTGATCGTGTTTGACTTGAAGGGAAACGAGAATCCTGGCTGGCGCGAATTGTTCGGCCGAAGGGAAGTGTTTTGCAAGCACGGCTATGGTGGAGACAGCACCAAGTACGGACTCGTCAGGAGAGCCAAGGTGGGAGGCTGGAAGGAACACTTCACGTCGGACCACCTGGCCCGTTTTGAAAAAAAGATGCGAGAGCTGGGTGACAAGGCATCTTTCATGCAGCTGTGGTCGGATATTCGAGAAGAAGCACGGGAACTGTCCGGACTTCCAGCGTGATTTAGGAATGCCCTTCTCTGTTGATGTTATGTGCGTGTTCGTATAAtgattgttatggcgtttatttaTTCACTCCACCATCCTTGTGCGTCTTCAAGTGAGTAGTGATGCGAAAATAATCACTCGTATTTTCCCTTCGGGATGCTCTGTAAACACCGTTCTTGCGTAGTGTTATTTGATGTATCAAGGCGGACCTTATACGCCTCATCTAACTGGAAGTGCGACAGTCGGCGGCTACCGTCCAGTGACGCAAATCACCACGTGATTAGGTCGTCGTATCACGTGACAGACCACAAAAATTTGTGTCATTGTCACGGCGTCACACATTTTGACGTGGCGTCATGTGACGAAACACCACCCGCACTTCACAGCGACCCGTGAAGACAGTGTTCATGTTTCCTGTTTCCTTATACATCGACTGCAAAGGAAAagatggctttcgccttcgagttGCCCTAAGCGATTGTACAGGGGACCCAGTGAGATTTTTTTAATACTCCTAGCCAACTATTTGGCTTAAGTATACTAGCAGCTTCACGTATAGATAAAAACCGAGTACAAAATACGCGAAAGATGAACAGCAAAAACTCAACATATGCTAAATTAAAAGCCACACCACGACAACTTTTTTTACACATAATGGCAGTAAAATATAGGAACACAAGGCATATGCGGTATCTTGTTTGCACAGCACAAAGCTACACACTCCAAATAATCACTCAAAGTTACAATAGAGGACCCGGAAGGCCTAAGTATATTATCTTGTCGTTGGGGAATAAGCATTGTGATTACGCATTATGATTTGGATAGACGATTGAAAAGATAATAAATTTAAAAAACGCTGAACAAGCGCTCTTTCTATAAGCGTTAACAGTTAACAGGTGCAACAGAAAACCGTATTGGCCACCCCTCCGACACAAAAATCCCACGAGGTGCTGTAGGCAGTTTTTACTACTggcccagcacgatccaccaaagctCACGTGCTCGGTTTTTACTTTCTGGGGCATCTGTACATCGAGGGAGGTAAGTGTTGACGTTGAAAGCAGAGCTCATTGTTTACTGTTGTTGTGAAACATGGATACAGTGCCCCAAGGCGCATGTGCCGCACTGCAGGGGTGTAGCCAGGGTGTAACACACTGGACATGTGCCCTTTCCCCTGAAACTTTTTCGGCATGACAAATAGAGCGAAAATGGCCAATTCAAGAGAGTGTCCCCCTCCCCCCGCTAAAAAAATGTCTCGCTAAGCCCCTGCTCTAGTGGTACACTGCGCTTGCCGACCCTCGTACACCTCCCGCCCCTCGCTCAGAAGAAAGTAATCAGGcaaccccccccccaccttttttttaaatacgcaGCTTTCGTATCAACAGGGTCATTGTAGGACTCTGCTATCACAAAGACACAAAGCCCTTCTTCTTGTTTTCCTCTGGTACGTTATCTAGAATCACAAGTGCTGCCACAGTGGTCTTTGTCGCCGCAATCTACGGCATCCTGCTGCGGAGTACCGACGATTTCTCAAGTTCGTGCGACACGCTCATTTCAAATATTAATCTCGTATGGCACATACGACAGCATGAGAAGAACAATAAGGTTTCATTCAGATGGAGGCTCTAAGTTTCACGCACGTGCAGTCCAGGCTTGTCCGCTGAAAAAATAGATTCACGGCTCTTGAGGAACCTAGCCCGCAAGATCTGTGGCCGCTCCGGTGAACGTCTCGGAAAGGTATTTACTTTCTCGTGGAAACAAAATGGGCTTTTCAATACCTGTCATTTGCTGTCCGCCTTCGCAAGCTTGTATACATGAACTCGAGCATTGCCACGCGAGTTCCCAAGTTCGAGGCGTCGCGTCGTAGTGGTGACACACCCCCTCGCGTTTCCTGCGTCGCGTATCCCGTGAGCTTACCGACATCTTGCGGAGAAGAAAACAGGCACCCGTTGCCGGTCTCTAAGGCTGCGCAGTGACTTTCAAACCTGCCCTATATTAGCGAGTTCTCATAGATATTGTGCCTCACACAAACGGAGAACCCGCGTGTCATGCAGGCGACTCGACCCCCGCTTTCGCACGTGGTAACtaatagacacttttagttgggcgtacgtaacgaggCTACCTACGTACGCAACCCTGGCGTAGGGGAGAACTGCGCATGTGAAGGACGCAGCGTATCGATTCCAGAGATGCGCGCGTACGCCcgtaacaagacgctgcgtacgtaacgcaacACTTACTACATTACGTTCTCGCCAAACCTCGAAGAATTTATTGatgaatatgtggggtttaacgtcccaaaaccaccagaccACAAAGAAAAACGAGAGTATATGGTGGCTGCACACGCTGATACATCTACCAAATTAAGTGATCATTAGTCCTGGTGACTATGCTGGTTATTTTTCAAATAGAGAGATACGCCCACAGTCCCTGCAATGCGCACCAGATGTGAAAGCGTGTGTACAGGCTATTTCACACTTACGGGAAATCTCGCACCGCCTGACATCGTGATGCGGCCAGAGCCGCAATCATGCACCGCCAGCCGCTTGCGCGTGCGCAGATGATTCACGAATGTAGTTTTCAatcgcgtcgtctgctatgcggcAGCTTTTGCTTGCCGTATTGCTGGCCAGTGCACATATATACTTGTCAGGGCAGAAACTGGCCTGATAATCAGCCCTAAACGTTGTGAGACGCCCACCTCTTAGCCTGTATATgtgatagggggggggggtgcaaaagcAGAATTTCACAGCATACCTTGTTTGCTCTCTCGAAACGCCATGGTGATTTGTTCGTTCATGAGTATTTCTTCACTGTATGTGCACCGCAGTACGGTGGGACGAGAAAGGCACGATAATTAGCGCGCACTGTGTGTCGTCTTGATTTGAATTTGAATAAACAGAACGCAGTCAACAGTAGGAATGGCACCGCTGCGTTGACTTaacacgatgaaaaaaaaattgcctgcagcttccctcgggggaacactgaggaggatgcggagcatataattggttaacggggtgttaaagtgcgacttacttgggtcgatggctaaattggttaacgtggttgtgaaatggggtgttaaattgcgacttacttgggtcgatggctaaattggttaacgtggttgtaagagggggtgttaaatgagtgaacacgtacacacgtatgcgaaaggacggcactggtcgaagggacgtcgatcattgtgtttgtggattcgttggaattcatttcaccgcgaccttggacgtcgacgcgccgtacaaaccaaccgacgagcggcaactgagcgagcgagcgccgaccttgagtatatatagagcgcgacggcgcatgcagtgtcagctgttgaatgttctcgaaggagaagcgcgcgcgcggcacagatggcgacggcgcgacggcgcatgcgctgtcagctgtcgaatgttctcgaaggagaagcgcgcgcggcacagatggtgggcgacggcgcgacggcgcatgcgcgcgcgtcagctgtcgaatgttcgagaagcggtgcggacggcgcggacggtgcactacaaggcgcgagtataagatgcttccgcatcaaAAAATGGGAACAAATTCCGGAATGTTTTAGGGGAAGGCAGAGCCTGAACGTGTCTCTTTACGATGACATTTCATTCCCCCAAGGCTCGCTAGCCAGCTCCAAGATGTATAATGTAGTTTTCACAACAGAGTTGAATAATCTTAAGTCACTCTTTTTCTCGTATATAGAACACAGTAAGCCCGGCAAACAACAAAGTACTGTTTTTgtcagacaagaaaaaaaagaaaaaaaaaacgtacgccAGATGACGCTTTCTTTTATTCAACTCTAACTGGATCTTGCGATGCCACGCTCTCATGCATCGCCAACGAATGGGGAATGCTGCGGCGGAACACATCGCTGACACCATACATTTGGCAACAATACTGAtcgttggcctagttggtactttgtgtgtgtgtgtgtgtgttatttgcggccaaaccATGTCAGATAACCATACATTTATTGCCGTCTAGAATGAGCGCCATCATCGCTACCGTTGGGGTCACAAACTTGGAAGCGTCACGGGTGCATTTTAGTGCCGGAAGCGAGTCATTTCTGTTGTACTGAAATATGATCGAGAATAAGCACGTTCGGGTTGTTATTCCACTCTAAACATTCTTGAATTCATTccaatttttgtgtgtgtgtgttaacccATTCAGCTGCTCACCTGTCTCCACTGAGTGATATGTTTAGTTAAAACTAAAATAGATACCCCGAACGATGCTTGCTCGTTATCGTGTCTTCCTAATCCAAACTTGCTATGGCGCGCGCACAATGACGAAATATTCGTAAACGCACACAGTGTAACAAGGTTTCGATAGAGCAAACAAGCTAGGCTGTCAAAAGCTCCCCATTGATACGAGTAAAGTCCGAGAGGTCGGCGTGGCACAACGTTTAGCGCAGACAAGCGTTGAGAGTTGGGAAAGTTGTTACGGGAGCATCTGAAGAAACAGCGCGCAAGACGCGACACGAAGAAAGAAAATGCGCAAGCGTTTGTCGCTCCTTGTTTCTTCGTATCCCATCGCGCAGATTTTTCTGAAAATGATTAGTGCAGAATATCTGGGCTTAGTTCTCGCACTAACAAGTGACATCTGTGCGCTGGCCCACAATGCGGCACACGCCTTGCCATAGCAGACGGCGCGGTTCAACTCTACACCTTTGAAGCTTCTGCGCACGCGCGAGCTGCTGCCGGCGCGCGATTGCAGCGCTAGTCACATCGCGATGCCATGGAGGAGCTCCGAGATTTCCCCTAAGTATGAAACAACCTGTAATTATGTATAAAAATTTAAACTATCAGTTTGCAACAAAACGAAATATCTTCTTTGAGTAGGAATTCATTTCAAAACCTTGCGTTTTGtatcgcctgttttttttttatgtgtgtggggGGGTCACGTTTTTCTATATAAAAAGATGTATATTTATTCAATACAGCAATACAATACGATGCAAGGGGGGAATGCGAATAATACAGAAGGAGCGAGTGGACgtgaataaaaattagttgcgagtctGGCACCCGTCCTCATCTTTTGCTTCACTTTGTGTTCCGGGTTTTTTCCGCCATTCATACCTATGACACATTACAACCTGGTTACTTGGCTTTACGTGCACCAGCAATCATGAATGGTGTATATCTCTCACGTGTATATGTTACAAAATGCTGTAGCACATTATTGTAACTCACAGTTTTAAATCATTTAGGATATAATAAGTTTTTTACCATAATAGGCTTGGCTTCAGAAAGAATCACTCCTGCGAAACACAGCTACTGTGTTTCGCAGGAGTGAAACACCACGGATAATAACTTACAGACAGCCTGCGTATTTCTGAACTCCACCAAATTCTTTGATCGTGTAGCTCGTTGCCAATTCATATATATAAATTGTCATCGCTTCATTTGGACTCATTAACGCCATCATAGACACGTAACTTCATTTCCAACTGCAAGCAACTCATACTTGTTAACAATCTCTCCGCTAATCATTCCCCAGTTACCTCAAGCATACAGCCGGCCAGTGTACTGGGtccattattatttttatttttatgaaaATGATTTACCTAATAACATTTCTTTAAGCATGTGAATCTTTGCGGGTGATTGTATTCAATACCGCCCCATTACGTCAGCTACAGCCACTTGGCactctagccccgccgcggtggtctagtggctaaggtactcggctgctgacccgcagggcgcgggttcgaatcccggctgcgggggctgcatttccgatggaggcggaaatgttgtaggcccgtgtgctcagatttgggtgcacgttaaagaaccccaggtggtcgaaatttccggagccctccactacggcgtctctcataatcatagagtggttttgggacgttaaaccccacatatcaatcaatcacttggcACTCTAGTGTGATCTCAATCTTATTAACGAGTGGTGGAACACATGGCTAATGACCCTTAACGCATCAAAATGGTAAGTAGTAACATTCAGTCGTAAACACCACAATTCTAATAATACATACCGCATTCAAGACGACTTACTATCACGTGCACGTGTCTTattacaagtaccttggtgttCACATTTCTTCAGATCTGTCATGGTCCTTCCATATTTCATTGGTATGCTCTAATGCTTCAAAGTCA
The sequence above is drawn from the Rhipicephalus microplus isolate Deutch F79 chromosome 3, USDA_Rmic, whole genome shotgun sequence genome and encodes:
- the LOC142804094 gene encoding sulfotransferase 2A1-like codes for the protein MTTARRPYTQIIDGVVRSPWVDPDVYRKSASFQASTGDLVQSSYPKSGTHWVQYITQLILRNGDPIDTYEEFTSNTRIIEYMGDREWTPTLPVRTLLTHQPLHRETMNDDAKYVYVARNPWDVCVSIFYNMTNISIYRFQDGTFEDIVDPFLRGELGYGSYFDHVASGYALRNELNVFFLTYEELQRDTPGTILKLAHFVGESYGRALKEQEGLLRKIIERSQPEHMRKVIVFDLKGNENPGWRELFGRREVFCKHGYGGDSTKYGLVRRAKVGGWKEHFTSDHLARFEKKMRELGDKASFMQLWSDIREEARELSGLPA